The following coding sequences lie in one Oncorhynchus gorbuscha isolate QuinsamMale2020 ecotype Even-year unplaced genomic scaffold, OgorEven_v1.0 Un_scaffold_1246, whole genome shotgun sequence genomic window:
- the LOC124016942 gene encoding LOW QUALITY PROTEIN: zinc finger and BTB domain-containing protein 26-like (The sequence of the model RefSeq protein was modified relative to this genomic sequence to represent the inferred CDS: deleted 1 base in 1 codon), whose amino-acid sequence MSSSFSDTLQFRFSSPVHDDSILQKMSLLREDRRFCDVTLVLGSGSFRFPGHRVVLAASSAFLRDQFLLHEGSRELLVTVVPSAEVGHRLLLSCYTGHLEVPLRELVSYLTAASALQMSHVVERCAQAVSQYLDPTLAHLKLERSPETEGTPLPPPDSVKPQPSSASLDEGEMEGETQEDPEDRDHSLTSEDILDSVPMVHTNSTYPYSPYPYPTGAHRRKQRPPTPCREFRKRTFPPSRKVLTGAEFSGRGQEMLLQRPYLCRKCDRRFHHLDSYVGHLKEHRLYPCLLCGKSFSQKSNLTRHIRVHTGVKPFQCPLCHKTFSQKATLQDHLNLHTGDKPHKCNYCTIHFAHKPGLRRHLKDIHGKSSLQNMFEEVV is encoded by the exons ATGTCATCATCATTCTCAGACACACTCCAGTTTCGTTTCTCCAGCCCCGTCCACGATGACTCCATCCTGCAAAAGATGAGCCTGCTGAGAGAGGACCGACGCTTCTGTGATGTCACCCTCGTCCTCGGATCAGGGTCGTTCCGCTTCCCGGGTCACCGGGTGGTCCTGGCGGCCTCCTCTGCCTTCCTCCGGGACCAGTTCCTGCTGCACGAGGGGAGCCGGGAGCTGCTTGTGACTGTGGTGCCCAGTGCGGAGGTGGGCCATCGGCTGCTCCTGTCCTGTTACACAGGCCACCTGGAGGTCCCGCTGAGGGAGCTGGTCAGCTATCTGACAGCAGCGAGCGCACTGCAGATGAGCCACGTGGTGGAGAGGTGTGCCCAGGCCGTCTCTCAGTACCTGGACCCCACCCTTGCCCACCTGAAGCTGGAGAGGAGCCCAGAGACCGAGGGAactcctctaccaccaccagACAGCGTTAAACCCCAACCCAGCTCAGCAAGTCTGgacgagggagagatggagggggagaccCAGGAGGACCCAGAGGACAGGGACCACAGCCTGACCTCAGAAGACATTCTGGACAGTGTCCCCATGGTACACACTAATAGCACGTACCCTTACAGCCCGTACCCTTACCCGACGGGCGCCCACAGACGCAAGCAGCGCCCGCCCACGCCATGCAGAGAGTTTAGGAAGAGGACCTTCCCCCCCAGCAGGAA AGTTCTGACGGGGGCAGAGTTTTCAGGACGGGGACAGGAGATGCTCCTCCAGAGACCCTACCTGTGCAGGAAGTGTGACCGACGGTTCCACCACCTGGACAGCTATGTG GGACACCTAAAGGAGCACAGGCTCTACCCGTGTCTTctctgtgggaagagcttcagcCAGAAAAGCAACCTGACCCGACACATCAGGGTTCACACAGGGGTCAAGCCTTTCCAG TGCCCGCTTTGCCACAAGACCTTTTCCCAGAAGGCCACGCTGCAAGACCACCTTAACCTCCACACAGGGGACAAGCCACACAAGTGCAACTACTGCACCATCCACTTCGCACACAAACCAGGCCTCCGGCGCCACCTCAAGGACATCCATGGCAAGAGCAGCCTTCAGAACATgtttgaggaggtggtgtga